In Brevibacillus brevis, a genomic segment contains:
- a CDS encoding Asp23/Gls24 family envelope stress response protein, producing MEEFSPDLERTELGKVQIAPEVLEVIAGMAASEVEGVAQMSGGFVGEIAERLGRKNIARGVRVEVGSREAAVDVSIIVKYGHRIPDVARNIQDSVRNAIESMTGLSVVEVNVHIVDVELKAEEKAPAPAAAAVEEYQRVR from the coding sequence ATGGAAGAGTTTTCCCCAGATCTAGAGAGAACAGAACTTGGAAAGGTCCAGATCGCTCCCGAAGTGTTGGAAGTGATCGCCGGCATGGCTGCGTCTGAAGTCGAGGGCGTAGCGCAAATGAGCGGCGGTTTCGTAGGAGAAATCGCGGAACGGTTAGGCCGTAAAAATATTGCTCGGGGAGTTCGCGTGGAAGTAGGGTCGCGCGAAGCAGCCGTAGATGTATCGATTATCGTAAAATATGGACACCGCATCCCGGATGTGGCTCGAAATATTCAAGATAGTGTGCGCAACGCCATCGAGAGCATGACAGGGCTGTCGGTGGTTGAGGTCAATGTACATATCGTAGACGTAGAGCTCAAGGCCGAAGAAAAAGCGCCTGCACCTGCTGCTGCTGCGGTGGAAGAGTACCAGCGCGTACGCTAA
- the spoIIIAG gene encoding stage III sporulation protein AG, which yields MLEKLKKLWEGSSGNKKLKPIHYLIVVLGIGIAAMILTDFLRVEKDTPLGLGSGGAPPAENGGGGWFGSGAASDSAAPAMGGSPAPDIIAEYENLYETQLRDILASVVGVGDVEVMVNLESTPELVMAKNNNNRTSTNQEVDKDRATRNQNDQSKDEEVVIVQGGKQDTPVIVKTLKPRVRGVLVVAKGADNIQVKAWITEAVQKVLDVPAYKISILPKKG from the coding sequence ATGCTGGAAAAGCTGAAGAAGCTGTGGGAAGGAAGCAGCGGGAACAAAAAACTGAAGCCGATCCACTACCTGATCGTCGTGCTGGGGATTGGGATTGCGGCGATGATCTTGACAGATTTCCTCCGTGTCGAAAAAGACACGCCGCTCGGGTTGGGCAGCGGGGGAGCTCCTCCAGCCGAAAACGGAGGTGGAGGATGGTTCGGCAGTGGAGCTGCGAGCGATTCCGCAGCCCCCGCGATGGGCGGCTCACCTGCACCGGACATCATCGCCGAATATGAAAACCTCTATGAGACGCAGCTTCGTGATATTTTGGCGAGCGTCGTGGGTGTCGGGGATGTCGAGGTAATGGTCAATCTGGAGTCGACTCCGGAGCTGGTCATGGCCAAAAACAACAACAACCGCACATCTACGAATCAGGAGGTGGACAAAGACAGGGCGACTCGCAACCAGAACGACCAGTCCAAGGATGAAGAGGTCGTCATTGTACAAGGCGGCAAGCAGGATACGCCAGTCATAGTCAAAACGTTGAAGCCGCGAGTCAGAGGGGTCCTCGTAGTCGCGAAGGGCGCCGACAACATCCAGGTCAAGGCGTGGATCACCGAAGCCGTGCAAAAGGTGCTCGATGTTCCCGCCTACAAGATATCCATTTTGCCCAAAAAAGGGTAG
- the accC gene encoding acetyl-CoA carboxylase biotin carboxylase subunit: protein MFQKVLIANRGEIAVRVIRACRELGIRTVAVYSEADREALHVKMADEAYCIGPKASKESYLSIANIMSVATKVGVDAIHPGYGFLAENADFAEICAACNITFIGPDPEAIVKMGDKSTAKDTMKEAGVPTVPGTDGLIEDVAGAIKTANEIGYPVMVKATAGGGGRGMRVAVDDEDLEKAIRQAQNEAKTAFGNPGVYLEKFVEGPRHVEIQIMADKHGKAVYLGERDCSIQRRHQKLIEEAPSPALSEELRKQMGEAAVAAAKAVSYHGAGTVEFLLDKHGKFYFMEMNTRIQVEHPVTELVTGFDLIKEQLTVAAGEPLSFSQEDVVLDGWAIECRINAENPAKNFMPSPGRITEYLAPGGFGVRVDSAAYAGYSIPPYYDSMIAKLIVWGKDRNEAIERMKRALGEFVVEGITTTIPFHLKVLEHEVFASGQFDTKFLETYDLNLNEE, encoded by the coding sequence ATGTTTCAAAAAGTATTGATTGCCAATCGCGGAGAAATCGCCGTGCGGGTCATCCGCGCATGCCGCGAGCTGGGCATTCGTACGGTCGCCGTCTACTCCGAAGCGGATCGTGAAGCGCTTCACGTGAAAATGGCCGACGAAGCCTACTGTATTGGTCCCAAAGCATCCAAAGAAAGCTATTTGAGCATAGCCAACATCATGAGCGTAGCGACCAAGGTGGGAGTTGACGCCATCCATCCGGGTTATGGATTCCTGGCGGAAAACGCCGATTTTGCCGAGATCTGCGCGGCTTGCAACATTACGTTCATCGGACCGGATCCGGAAGCGATCGTAAAGATGGGCGACAAGTCGACTGCCAAGGATACGATGAAGGAAGCAGGCGTGCCGACCGTTCCAGGGACGGACGGCCTGATCGAGGACGTGGCAGGCGCGATCAAAACCGCCAATGAGATCGGCTATCCGGTTATGGTCAAAGCGACTGCAGGCGGAGGCGGACGTGGAATGCGCGTGGCCGTCGACGACGAAGATCTGGAAAAGGCGATTCGCCAAGCTCAGAACGAAGCCAAGACCGCTTTTGGCAATCCGGGCGTCTATCTGGAAAAATTCGTGGAAGGTCCGCGTCACGTGGAAATTCAGATCATGGCCGACAAGCATGGCAAAGCCGTGTACCTGGGCGAGCGCGACTGCTCCATCCAGCGTCGCCACCAAAAGCTGATCGAAGAGGCGCCATCGCCTGCACTGAGTGAGGAGCTCCGGAAGCAAATGGGCGAAGCGGCTGTAGCTGCCGCTAAAGCGGTGTCTTACCACGGGGCGGGAACCGTCGAATTTCTTTTGGACAAACACGGCAAGTTTTACTTTATGGAAATGAACACGCGCATCCAGGTCGAGCATCCGGTTACCGAGCTGGTGACTGGCTTTGACCTGATCAAAGAGCAGCTGACGGTTGCAGCCGGAGAGCCTCTGTCGTTCTCCCAGGAGGACGTCGTGCTCGACGGATGGGCGATCGAGTGCCGCATCAACGCGGAGAATCCGGCGAAAAACTTCATGCCTTCGCCTGGCCGAATCACGGAGTATCTGGCACCGGGAGGTTTCGGTGTGCGCGTGGACAGCGCCGCTTACGCAGGCTACAGCATCCCTCCTTACTACGATTCGATGATCGCCAAGCTGATCGTTTGGGGCAAAGACAGAAACGAAGCGATCGAACGGATGAAGCGGGCTCTCGGGGAGTTCGTCGTGGAAGGAATCACGACCACCATCCCGTTCCACCTCAAAGTGCTGGAGCACGAGGTGTTTGCGAGCGGACAGTTCGACACGAAGTTCCTTGAGACGTACGATCTGAACCTCAACGAGGAATAG
- a CDS encoding SpoIIIAH-like family protein: MILRKQTVWLLTMLAVMVVLSGYYLVKGPQDQVPTSGQEQAVQKQEQDQLSDVIVESRQVDQPSGAAPVSGKKEGQTAAGQPSEQQKANSQDTPAPTQTVGNAVSPVAETASEIFQGYKMKREAQLQQQKDEQLAIISNTDSSAQAIADARTKYEQLSNQETATTNIEEMLKANGYQDAVVYINNDKVTVIVQKDKLSANEAVDIIAQVKQQLNVPATNVTVQYKAT; this comes from the coding sequence ATGATTCTGCGCAAGCAAACAGTATGGTTGTTGACGATGCTGGCAGTGATGGTGGTGCTGTCCGGGTACTATCTGGTGAAAGGTCCCCAAGACCAGGTGCCCACGTCGGGGCAGGAGCAGGCTGTTCAAAAGCAGGAGCAAGACCAGCTTTCCGATGTCATCGTCGAATCCAGGCAAGTGGACCAGCCGTCTGGAGCCGCTCCAGTCAGCGGGAAGAAGGAAGGCCAGACAGCGGCCGGGCAGCCGTCCGAGCAGCAGAAAGCCAATTCCCAGGACACGCCGGCTCCAACGCAAACGGTGGGCAATGCGGTATCGCCAGTAGCCGAGACCGCGAGCGAGATCTTCCAAGGTTACAAAATGAAGCGGGAAGCACAGCTGCAACAGCAAAAAGACGAGCAGCTGGCGATTATCAGCAACACGGACTCCTCCGCCCAAGCTATTGCTGATGCGCGGACGAAATACGAGCAGCTGTCCAACCAGGAAACCGCCACGACGAATATCGAGGAGATGCTCAAGGCAAACGGCTATCAGGACGCAGTCGTCTACATCAATAATGACAAAGTGACGGTCATCGTCCAAAAAGACAAATTGAGCGCCAACGAAGCGGTGGATATCATCGCGCAAGTCAAGCAGCAGCTGAACGTTCCGGCTACGAACGTGACGGTTCAGTACAAGGCGACGTAA
- the accB gene encoding acetyl-CoA carboxylase biotin carboxyl carrier protein has protein sequence MLKIHEIREIIKLIDQSSINEFKLETEGAKVTLRKSTGTETVVVSQPVVQAPAAPVAVAPVAAAPAAAPAPAAAAPATAPAAPAAEEANLHKIVSPMVGTFYSAPEPGKPPYVQAGDKVNPNKVVCIVEAMKLFNEIEAEVNGEIVKVLVEDGQLVEYGQPLFLVKPE, from the coding sequence GTGTTAAAAATTCATGAAATCCGAGAAATTATTAAACTGATTGATCAATCTTCCATTAATGAATTCAAGCTGGAGACGGAAGGCGCGAAAGTCACGCTTCGGAAGTCTACCGGCACCGAAACCGTAGTAGTATCCCAACCTGTTGTACAGGCTCCTGCTGCGCCTGTAGCCGTTGCTCCAGTGGCCGCAGCGCCGGCAGCAGCGCCGGCTCCTGCAGCGGCAGCCCCGGCCACCGCTCCGGCAGCCCCTGCAGCAGAGGAAGCCAATTTGCACAAGATCGTCTCCCCGATGGTGGGAACGTTCTACAGTGCACCGGAACCGGGCAAGCCTCCATACGTACAAGCAGGAGACAAAGTCAACCCGAACAAGGTCGTATGTATCGTGGAAGCGATGAAGCTGTTCAACGAGATCGAAGCAGAAGTCAACGGCGAGATCGTAAAAGTGCTGGTCGAGGACGGTCAGTTGGTGGAATACGGTCAACCGTTGTTTTTGGTGAAGCCAGAATAA
- the amaP gene encoding alkaline shock response membrane anchor protein AmaP — MNLFDRFILTIYSFALIILSCIAIAATSGLLSPDLFRPYVEQMLSGTNWAYLIVAIIFLVVSLRFFFSSFRSQKPKTDRGIRQRNDLGEVNITIQTITTIAERAARRVKGVRDMKTFVKALESGNIITLRVSVDGETPLPELTQKLQQDVKDQVEGIAGVVISEVTVVVTEVAQQENYAARKRVE, encoded by the coding sequence GTGAACTTGTTCGACCGTTTCATTTTGACGATATACAGCTTTGCGCTGATCATTCTATCCTGCATCGCGATTGCTGCGACTAGCGGATTGCTGTCTCCCGACCTGTTCCGACCTTACGTCGAGCAGATGCTCTCGGGAACCAATTGGGCGTACCTCATCGTGGCAATCATCTTCCTCGTTGTCAGCCTTCGCTTCTTTTTCAGTTCCTTTCGTTCCCAGAAGCCCAAAACGGATCGCGGTATTCGGCAACGGAACGATCTGGGCGAAGTCAACATCACCATCCAGACGATCACGACGATCGCAGAGCGCGCCGCCAGGAGAGTAAAAGGGGTGCGCGATATGAAGACCTTTGTCAAAGCCCTGGAGAGCGGCAACATCATTACGCTGCGCGTGTCCGTTGACGGAGAGACCCCTTTGCCTGAACTGACGCAGAAGCTTCAGCAGGATGTAAAAGATCAGGTCGAAGGGATTGCGGGTGTCGTCATTTCCGAAGTGACGGTTGTGGTGACAGAGGTGGCTCAACAAGAAAACTACGCTGCACGCAAGCGGGTGGAATAG
- the nusB gene encoding transcription antitermination factor NusB: MKRRTAREKAVQCLFQIDMAEVPVKEAVELVMEDSKEDSQYLRYLVDGVLQNQEAIDAEIKKFLRGWQLERIANVDRAILRLAFYEIMFEAQTPDKVVMNEAIEIAKLFSDEQSHRYINGVLSSFLHARETAQA, translated from the coding sequence ATGAAGCGAAGAACAGCACGAGAAAAAGCAGTCCAATGCCTTTTCCAGATCGACATGGCGGAGGTTCCGGTAAAGGAAGCCGTAGAGCTGGTCATGGAGGATTCGAAGGAGGATTCGCAGTACTTGCGCTACCTCGTCGATGGGGTATTGCAAAACCAAGAGGCGATTGACGCCGAGATCAAGAAGTTTTTGCGCGGCTGGCAGCTCGAACGGATCGCCAATGTAGACCGCGCGATACTCCGCCTGGCTTTCTACGAGATCATGTTTGAAGCACAAACCCCTGACAAGGTGGTTATGAACGAAGCGATCGAAATTGCCAAGCTGTTTAGCGATGAGCAATCCCACCGTTACATCAACGGCGTTTTGTCCAGCTTCCTGCATGCTCGCGAGACGGCGCAAGCGTAG
- a CDS encoding O-sialoglycoprotein endopeptidase — translation MTKVMLGIDTSNYRTSLCLAQEDGRIVAEAKRLLKVKEGKRGLQQSEAVFQHVMNLPELSEQMKWNEHEIEAICVSEKPRPVDQSYMPVFKVGEGLAKSLATYLRVPLHLTTHQEGHIAAGEFTAEQRPRQDRFLAVHLSGGTSEILLCDRHAAGYAIEKIGGTIDLHAGQLVDRIGVALGLSFPAGPQLEELAKGTTGEFRIPSAVEGLSFSFSGPEASLLRTIQTGQISPADIARATEQCIAGTLEKSLRYAVEQGYPKDVLIVGGVAANQYVRERLIKRLEHPAVGAKLYFCDPVYSGDNAYGVAMLGWMKQKANIK, via the coding sequence ATGACAAAAGTAATGTTGGGAATTGATACGAGCAACTATCGGACATCGCTATGTTTGGCTCAGGAAGACGGCAGGATCGTAGCAGAAGCAAAACGCCTTCTGAAAGTGAAAGAGGGCAAGCGAGGGCTGCAGCAATCCGAAGCCGTCTTTCAGCATGTGATGAACTTGCCGGAACTGAGCGAGCAGATGAAGTGGAACGAGCATGAGATCGAGGCGATTTGTGTCAGCGAAAAGCCGCGGCCTGTCGATCAGTCCTATATGCCGGTCTTCAAGGTCGGCGAGGGACTGGCGAAGTCGCTGGCGACCTATCTGCGTGTTCCCCTTCATTTGACGACCCATCAAGAGGGACATATCGCCGCCGGGGAATTTACAGCTGAGCAGCGGCCGCGTCAGGACCGCTTTCTCGCGGTACACCTGTCAGGCGGTACAAGCGAGATCCTGCTCTGTGACCGCCATGCCGCCGGTTATGCCATAGAAAAAATCGGGGGAACCATTGATCTTCACGCCGGCCAGCTCGTCGACCGCATAGGAGTCGCTCTGGGGTTGTCTTTTCCTGCCGGACCGCAGCTGGAAGAGCTGGCGAAAGGGACGACCGGAGAGTTTCGCATTCCGTCGGCAGTGGAAGGTCTCTCCTTCAGCTTCTCGGGGCCGGAAGCCTCTTTGCTTCGCACGATCCAGACGGGCCAGATCAGTCCGGCAGACATTGCCCGCGCGACTGAACAGTGCATCGCGGGTACGCTGGAAAAATCGCTGCGTTACGCAGTAGAGCAAGGCTACCCGAAGGACGTCCTGATCGTAGGCGGAGTCGCAGCCAACCAGTACGTGCGAGAGCGGCTGATCAAGCGACTGGAGCATCCGGCAGTGGGAGCCAAGCTGTATTTTTGCGATCCCGTTTATTCCGGAGACAATGCGTACGGAGTGGCCATGCTCGGGTGGATGAAGCAAAAGGCGAACATTAAATAA
- a CDS encoding DUF2273 domain-containing protein: MIWELLWEHKGKLMGILAGFIFGLIYLLVGFWDTLVFVVFIGTGYYIGRKLDHKEDLREILDRILPGKFR, from the coding sequence ATGATATGGGAGTTGTTGTGGGAACACAAGGGAAAGCTAATGGGGATACTCGCCGGATTTATTTTCGGGTTGATCTACCTTCTCGTGGGATTTTGGGATACACTGGTGTTTGTTGTCTTTATCGGTACTGGTTATTACATCGGCCGCAAACTCGATCATAAAGAAGATTTGCGGGAGATCCTCGACCGGATATTGCCGGGCAAGTTTCGATGA